In Haloterrigena turkmenica DSM 5511, a single genomic region encodes these proteins:
- a CDS encoding DUF7110 family protein has protein sequence MSTEESRHVYRLHSTLELPLEDLREHIEEAEYPDGITDVEITRRNNTLILKAVAEDESVSKYTPTAQLKASVTENRVYEEDPDERRNAFRWDEEEEEEIESELVEFAAFKGDRETVLQNSLLQYQMFLVLCGIAEAAEKGTLTAISERDGELEATRIVEGEPRPANIEVVEGPRDHNSGEGGVNWRDNKFISD, from the coding sequence ATGTCAACAGAGGAATCCAGACACGTTTATCGGCTGCATTCGACGCTTGAACTACCCCTCGAAGACCTTCGGGAACACATCGAGGAGGCAGAGTACCCGGACGGTATCACCGACGTGGAGATAACGCGGCGCAACAACACGCTCATTCTCAAGGCCGTCGCCGAGGACGAATCGGTCAGCAAGTACACGCCGACCGCCCAGCTCAAGGCCAGCGTCACGGAGAACCGGGTCTACGAGGAGGATCCCGACGAGCGGCGCAACGCCTTCCGCTGGGACGAGGAGGAAGAAGAGGAGATCGAATCCGAACTCGTCGAGTTCGCGGCGTTCAAAGGCGACCGCGAGACCGTCCTCCAGAACTCACTGTTGCAGTACCAGATGTTCCTGGTCCTCTGTGGCATCGCCGAAGCCGCCGAGAAGGGGACGCTGACGGCGATCTCGGAGCGCGACGGCGAACTCGAGGCGACCCGCATCGTCGAGGGCGAGCCCCGACCGGCAAACATCGAGGTCGTCGAAGGACCGCGAGACCACAACTCGGGCGAGGGCGGCGTCAACTGGCGGGACAACAAGTTCATCTCGGACTGA
- a CDS encoding AI-2E family transporter, with translation MPERPEPPAWVVEQPALTALALIAIVLGLLIVLPYLQYVLFGVVLAYILLPLQKRLEERVRPMIAAFVSVIVALLVIVIPLLYILSVAFQQSTLLVEAIREGEIDLQMIEGALADRGYPVDLTGLYESYQDAISTGLRGLANNALDIVGGLPGILIGLTITLFVCFALLRDGDRLIDWLYRVVPIDDEIQRELFTELDHLMQASVISNVLVAAIQAVMLGVGLAVLGIPAVVLLTVLTFVLTLLPLVGAFGVWLPVSIYLVAIGRPVAAAALAVYGLFVTVSDTYLRPALIGRTSAINSAIIVVGIFGGLITFGAVGLFVGPVVLGGAKVVLDIFARERTDGTGTGAGITTDAPLERSRSGATDTEAADQTASNADAERDDGVDSDADDGSGA, from the coding sequence ATGCCAGAGCGCCCAGAGCCGCCGGCGTGGGTCGTCGAGCAACCCGCCCTCACCGCGCTCGCGCTGATCGCCATCGTTCTCGGACTCCTCATCGTCCTGCCGTACCTGCAGTACGTCCTCTTCGGGGTCGTTCTCGCGTACATCCTCCTGCCGCTCCAGAAACGCCTCGAGGAGCGCGTCCGACCGATGATCGCCGCATTCGTCAGCGTCATCGTCGCGCTGCTAGTCATCGTCATCCCGCTCCTCTACATCCTCAGCGTCGCGTTCCAGCAGTCGACGCTGCTGGTGGAGGCCATTCGTGAGGGCGAGATCGACCTCCAAATGATCGAAGGTGCGCTGGCCGACCGGGGGTATCCGGTGGATCTAACCGGCCTGTACGAATCCTATCAGGACGCGATTTCGACCGGTCTCCGCGGCCTCGCGAACAATGCGCTCGATATCGTCGGCGGGCTACCGGGGATTCTGATCGGGTTGACGATTACGCTGTTCGTCTGCTTCGCGCTGTTGCGGGACGGGGATCGCCTGATCGACTGGCTCTATCGCGTCGTCCCGATCGACGACGAGATCCAGCGGGAGCTATTTACCGAACTCGATCACCTCATGCAGGCGTCGGTCATCAGCAACGTCCTCGTTGCGGCCATTCAGGCGGTGATGCTCGGGGTCGGACTCGCAGTGCTGGGTATCCCCGCCGTCGTGTTGCTCACCGTCCTCACGTTCGTGCTGACGCTCCTCCCGCTGGTCGGCGCGTTCGGCGTCTGGCTTCCGGTCTCGATCTATCTGGTCGCCATCGGTCGTCCCGTCGCCGCCGCAGCGCTCGCGGTCTACGGCCTCTTCGTCACCGTCTCGGACACCTATCTCCGACCCGCCCTCATCGGACGAACCAGCGCTATCAACTCCGCGATCATCGTCGTCGGTATCTTCGGCGGCCTCATCACCTTCGGCGCCGTGGGGCTGTTCGTCGGCCCCGTCGTCCTCGGCGGTGCGAAGGTCGTGCTCGACATCTTCGCTCGAGAGCGCACCGACGGGACGGGGACCGGAGCCGGGATCACGACCGACGCGCCGCTCGAGCGGTCGCGATCCGGGGCCACCGACACGGAGGCAGCCGACCAAACGGCGTCGAACGCCGACGCGGAGCGTGACGATGGCGTCGATTCCGATGCCGACGACGGTTCCGGCGCCTGA
- the lrp gene encoding HTH-type transcriptional regulator Lrp, which translates to MTYEHLDTDLVNELLGDGRASLRSLAEELDVSVTTVSNHLSDLEEEDVIQGYTPIVDYDALGYDVTAIMQLKAEGSALPKITESLKDHRQMISVYEVTGDYDVIAIGKFKDTDDMNDQIKQLITDPDINQSNTSIVLNAVSENEQFELDPDEDN; encoded by the coding sequence ATGACCTACGAACACCTGGACACTGATCTGGTAAACGAACTGCTCGGCGACGGACGCGCGAGTCTCCGCAGTCTCGCGGAGGAACTCGACGTCTCGGTGACCACCGTCTCGAATCACCTCTCGGACTTAGAGGAGGAAGACGTCATTCAGGGGTATACGCCGATCGTCGACTACGACGCCCTCGGCTACGACGTCACCGCGATCATGCAACTGAAAGCCGAAGGCAGCGCGCTACCGAAGATCACCGAGTCCCTGAAGGACCATCGACAGATGATCTCGGTCTACGAGGTCACGGGCGATTACGACGTCATCGCCATCGGGAAGTTCAAAGACACCGACGACATGAACGATCAGATCAAGCAGCTGATCACTGATCCCGACATCAACCAGTCGAACACCAGCATCGTCCTCAACGCCGTCTCGGAGAACGAACAGTTCGAACTCGACCCCGACGAGGATAACTGA
- a CDS encoding substrate-binding domain-containing protein, producing MTIQRREFVAALAAGGAAGLAGCSTMTGDDSDAEISGETLTLTTTSSTYNTGLLDELNAPFEDRYGVSVDAVSQGTGQALETARNGDSDVVMVHARSLEDEFMEEGYGVNRRDLMYNDFVVIGSSDDPASIGGSDDVTEAFNAIADSESSFVSRGDDSGTHTKELEIWDETGRSVDGFGEWYQEAGQGMGDVINMANQQGAYTLSDRGTYLDMEDEVDLEIHVQGPIEGGPELLANPYGIVAVNPAVHDNVEYELAMAYIGFITGPEGQDLIENYTANGEQLFYPEALSEEPNFQQYVSEGWSADSAENSSDSSDD from the coding sequence ATGACGATACAACGACGCGAGTTCGTCGCCGCGCTCGCCGCCGGCGGCGCCGCCGGACTCGCCGGCTGTTCGACGATGACCGGCGACGACAGCGACGCCGAGATCAGCGGCGAGACGCTGACGCTGACGACGACCTCGAGCACGTACAACACCGGACTGCTCGACGAACTCAACGCGCCCTTCGAGGACCGCTACGGGGTCTCCGTCGACGCCGTCTCCCAGGGGACGGGGCAGGCCCTCGAGACCGCGCGAAACGGCGACTCGGACGTGGTGATGGTCCACGCCCGGTCGCTCGAGGACGAGTTCATGGAGGAGGGGTACGGCGTCAACCGGCGCGATCTCATGTACAACGACTTCGTCGTCATCGGCAGCTCCGACGACCCCGCATCGATCGGCGGCAGCGACGACGTCACCGAGGCGTTCAACGCCATCGCCGACTCGGAATCCTCGTTCGTCTCCCGGGGCGACGACTCCGGAACGCACACGAAGGAACTCGAGATCTGGGACGAGACGGGACGCAGCGTCGACGGGTTCGGCGAGTGGTACCAGGAGGCCGGCCAGGGGATGGGCGACGTCATCAACATGGCCAACCAGCAGGGCGCCTACACGCTGTCCGATCGCGGGACGTATCTGGACATGGAAGACGAGGTCGACCTCGAGATCCACGTGCAGGGACCCATCGAAGGCGGCCCGGAACTGCTCGCGAACCCCTACGGGATCGTCGCCGTCAACCCGGCGGTCCACGACAACGTCGAGTACGAACTCGCGATGGCCTACATCGGCTTCATCACCGGCCCGGAGGGCCAGGACCTCATCGAGAACTACACCGCCAACGGCGAGCAGTTGTTCTACCCCGAGGCCCTCTCCGAGGAGCCGAACTTCCAGCAGTACGTCTCCGAGGGGTGGAGCGCCGATAGCGCCGAGAACTCGAGTGACTCGTCGGACGACTAA
- a CDS encoding zinc ribbon domain-containing protein encodes MADIGTLELVGRLAVAAFVMIAPTLLFLGLVRGLEKLRDDAFIDRWLQEQGHEIEDDVLTVLASGIGIEPETDSSHRCPVCGNPNASSARYCHECLARLPS; translated from the coding sequence ATGGCAGACATCGGCACGCTCGAACTCGTCGGCCGGCTGGCCGTCGCCGCGTTCGTTATGATCGCACCCACGCTGCTCTTTCTCGGACTGGTGCGGGGCCTCGAGAAGCTCCGCGACGACGCGTTCATCGACCGGTGGCTGCAGGAACAGGGCCACGAGATCGAGGACGACGTACTGACCGTGCTCGCGAGCGGAATCGGTATCGAGCCGGAGACCGACTCGAGCCACCGGTGTCCGGTCTGTGGAAACCCGAACGCGTCGTCGGCGCGGTACTGTCACGAGTGCCTCGCCAGACTCCCCTCCTGA
- a CDS encoding DUF309 domain-containing protein, with translation MDEHTSDPTVAPPPGLETPTGWQPEAGRWEHATLRRATVHGVRLFNAGAYHESHDCFELEWYNYGRGSTESAFCHGMVQVAAGAYKRVDFDNDDGLRSLFRTALRYLQDVPRDYYGVDVLEVRTVLTNALEEPSRVDDWRLPIDGERPTAGPADFEYAETLEE, from the coding sequence ATGGACGAGCACACCAGCGACCCGACCGTCGCGCCGCCCCCGGGGCTCGAGACGCCGACGGGCTGGCAGCCCGAGGCGGGGCGCTGGGAGCACGCGACGCTTCGTCGGGCGACGGTCCACGGTGTTCGGCTCTTCAACGCCGGCGCCTACCACGAGAGCCACGACTGCTTCGAACTCGAGTGGTACAACTACGGCCGCGGGAGCACCGAGAGCGCGTTCTGCCACGGGATGGTACAGGTCGCAGCCGGCGCGTACAAGCGAGTCGACTTCGACAACGACGACGGACTGCGCTCGCTCTTTCGAACCGCACTCCGGTACCTTCAGGACGTCCCCCGTGACTACTACGGCGTCGACGTCCTCGAGGTTCGGACCGTACTGACGAACGCCCTCGAGGAGCCGAGCCGCGTCGACGACTGGCGGCTCCCCATCGACGGCGAGCGGCCGACCGCCGGGCCGGCCGATTTCGAGTACGCTGAGACACTCGAGGAGTGA
- a CDS encoding glutaredoxin family protein, translated as MEFPPNQGLDQEEVDEQVEDVIENNEVVLFMKGTELMPQCGYSRKALGLIDSHRDEFETVDVLDSLGEFRTALENHSGWETIPQTFVDGEFVGGSDVLEELEERDELAETLNAE; from the coding sequence ATGGAATTCCCACCGAACCAGGGTCTCGATCAGGAGGAGGTCGACGAGCAAGTCGAGGACGTCATCGAAAACAACGAAGTCGTCCTCTTCATGAAGGGGACCGAGCTGATGCCCCAGTGTGGCTACTCCCGGAAGGCCCTCGGCCTCATCGACAGCCACCGCGACGAGTTTGAGACCGTCGACGTCCTGGACTCGCTGGGTGAGTTCCGGACTGCCCTCGAGAACCACAGTGGCTGGGAGACGATCCCCCAGACGTTCGTCGACGGCGAGTTCGTCGGCGGCTCGGACGTCCTCGAGGAACTCGAGGAACGCGACGAGCTGGCCGAGACGCTCAACGCCGAATAA
- a CDS encoding PQQ-dependent sugar dehydrogenase: MCSPTRRRLLAATGAAVPALAGCFTESGSDATELATPESVPADDWVKPDWRPADAVPSEDDVAATTVVSDLAIPWDLTVAAGDAFVTERDGGVRRFDADTLAEDADLGPNDGETLLESASLPDRASPGEGGTLGVAAHPDYPDTPDLFVYYTADDGGVSNRVVRYDLEADALETILEGIPGSSVHNGGRIAFGPDDHLWVLTGDAREPALSQDPGSRAGAVLRVTPDGEPHPENPDWGDDGDRRTYTLGHRNPQGLDFTPQGTPILAEHGPGARDELSILRPGGNYGWDIVRGGPDDPEYGSYDEYEAATPPVVNTGPKTTWAPSGLAFYDDDAIGPWENTVLVCGLTSSALSVVGLTPRSDSDGDDEASSDDTDGVRYDADWLDDRVTATVHRLFADEWGRLRHVEPGPDGSLYLLTSNRDGRADGPFPRTNDDRIVRLDPR; encoded by the coding sequence ATGTGCTCTCCGACGCGCCGACGCCTGCTGGCGGCGACCGGAGCCGCGGTTCCCGCGCTCGCGGGCTGTTTCACGGAGTCGGGATCCGACGCGACGGAACTCGCGACGCCCGAGTCCGTCCCCGCCGACGACTGGGTCAAACCCGACTGGCGGCCGGCCGACGCCGTCCCGAGCGAGGACGACGTCGCGGCGACGACGGTCGTCTCCGATCTCGCGATTCCGTGGGATCTCACCGTCGCCGCCGGCGACGCCTTCGTCACCGAACGCGACGGCGGCGTTCGTCGATTCGATGCGGACACGCTGGCCGAAGACGCCGATCTGGGACCCAACGACGGCGAGACACTCCTCGAGAGCGCGTCCCTCCCCGATCGCGCGTCGCCCGGCGAGGGCGGGACCCTCGGCGTCGCGGCCCACCCCGACTATCCCGACACCCCCGACCTGTTCGTCTACTACACGGCCGACGACGGGGGCGTCTCGAACCGGGTCGTCCGCTACGACCTCGAGGCCGACGCCCTCGAGACGATCCTCGAGGGAATTCCGGGGTCGTCGGTCCACAACGGCGGGCGGATCGCGTTCGGCCCCGACGACCACCTCTGGGTGCTGACGGGCGACGCGAGGGAGCCGGCGCTGTCGCAGGATCCCGGGTCCCGCGCGGGTGCCGTCTTGCGGGTGACGCCCGACGGCGAGCCCCACCCCGAGAATCCCGACTGGGGCGACGACGGCGACCGACGCACGTACACGCTCGGCCACCGCAACCCGCAGGGACTCGACTTCACGCCGCAGGGAACGCCGATCCTCGCCGAACACGGGCCGGGCGCGCGGGACGAACTCTCGATCCTCCGGCCGGGCGGCAACTACGGCTGGGATATCGTCCGCGGCGGGCCGGACGACCCCGAGTACGGGAGCTACGACGAGTACGAGGCGGCGACGCCGCCGGTCGTCAACACCGGCCCCAAAACGACGTGGGCGCCCTCCGGACTGGCGTTCTATGACGACGACGCGATCGGCCCGTGGGAGAATACCGTCCTCGTCTGCGGGCTCACCTCGAGCGCGCTGTCCGTCGTCGGGCTCACGCCCCGAAGCGACTCGGACGGCGACGACGAGGCGAGTTCTGACGACACCGACGGCGTCCGGTACGACGCCGACTGGCTCGACGATCGCGTTACGGCGACGGTCCATCGGCTGTTCGCCGACGAGTGGGGTCGCCTTCGACACGTCGAGCCCGGGCCCGACGGCTCGCTGTACCTGCTCACGTCGAACCGGGACGGTCGCGCGGACGGCCCGTTTCCCCGGACGAACGACGACCGGATCGTCAGGCTGGACCCGCGGTAG
- a CDS encoding DUF2270 domain-containing protein — protein sequence MVDERDDAEATERDDRKHPLDDADERNERTGRDGPLGREDQEIGAAVASESEFLLDVLPHFYRGEVSQANSAQDRIDRTTDWAITLLAALLSLVFSSRSMPAFLLLIGIFVLSIFLFFEVRRYRFYDHWRARVRFVQENVFANALEPIGVEHPAWREELSDDLRNPTFKVSVRETLSRRIRRVYGLLFAVAGIGWVFKITLFTPEQQWTEAAELPGVPGTAVAVLLAVFFACVIAIGLFPGGRKAKGEIHGVEPGDWKND from the coding sequence ATGGTCGACGAACGCGACGACGCCGAGGCGACCGAACGCGACGATCGAAAACACCCCCTCGATGACGCAGACGAAAGGAACGAACGCACCGGCCGAGACGGTCCGCTCGGTCGCGAAGATCAGGAGATCGGCGCGGCGGTCGCAAGCGAATCCGAGTTCCTGCTCGACGTCCTGCCGCACTTCTACCGCGGCGAGGTCAGCCAGGCCAACAGCGCGCAGGATCGGATCGACCGGACGACCGACTGGGCGATCACGCTGCTCGCCGCCCTGCTGTCGCTCGTCTTCTCGAGTCGGAGCATGCCCGCCTTCCTGCTCCTGATCGGGATCTTCGTCCTGTCGATCTTCCTGTTCTTCGAGGTGCGTCGCTACCGCTTTTACGACCATTGGCGCGCCCGCGTCCGCTTCGTCCAGGAGAACGTGTTCGCGAACGCGCTGGAACCGATCGGGGTCGAACACCCTGCCTGGCGCGAGGAGCTGAGCGACGACCTCCGAAACCCGACGTTCAAGGTCTCGGTTCGAGAGACCCTGTCTCGTCGCATCCGACGCGTATACGGGCTCCTGTTCGCTGTCGCCGGGATCGGGTGGGTCTTCAAGATCACGCTGTTCACTCCGGAACAGCAGTGGACGGAAGCCGCCGAACTGCCAGGGGTCCCCGGTACGGCCGTGGCGGTACTGCTCGCCGTCTTCTTCGCGTGCGTAATCGCGATCGGCCTGTTTCCGGGGGGACGGAAGGCGAAAGGTGAGATCCACGGCGTCGAGCCGGGCGACTGGAAGAACGACTGA
- a CDS encoding succinylglutamate desuccinylase/aspartoacylase domain-containing protein, with translation MRVAQLGSGTPEIAVVAGVHGDEPCGVRAVERLLDERPTVERPIKLIVANEEALERRVRFVDEDLNRAFPGDPDAKTHEGRLAHRLIEELDGCLTFSMHSTQSHGEPFAIVNGVSETAKEIVPQLPVAAMVETSNFAEGRLFSAIDTVEVECGLQGSETAAQNADRLTRAFLTAVDALPGDTIRSDLPVYRLTDVIRKQDADTYEVFVDNFTEVDAGDPFAAADGDTQVADEPFYPILMSPNGYRDVFGYAAKKLDVLTAPPAAD, from the coding sequence ATGAGAGTTGCACAGCTCGGATCAGGAACGCCGGAGATCGCAGTCGTCGCGGGCGTTCACGGGGACGAACCCTGTGGCGTTCGCGCCGTCGAACGGTTGCTCGACGAACGTCCGACCGTCGAGCGGCCGATCAAACTCATCGTCGCCAACGAGGAGGCCTTAGAGCGGCGGGTCCGGTTCGTCGACGAGGACTTGAACCGCGCGTTCCCCGGGGACCCGGACGCGAAGACCCACGAGGGACGACTCGCGCATCGGCTCATCGAGGAACTCGACGGCTGTCTGACGTTCTCGATGCACTCGACCCAGAGCCACGGCGAGCCCTTCGCGATCGTCAACGGCGTCAGCGAGACCGCAAAAGAGATCGTCCCCCAGCTTCCGGTGGCGGCGATGGTCGAGACGAGTAACTTCGCGGAGGGACGGCTCTTCTCCGCGATCGACACGGTCGAAGTCGAGTGCGGTCTACAGGGCTCGGAGACGGCCGCTCAGAACGCGGACCGACTGACCCGCGCGTTCCTCACGGCCGTCGACGCGTTACCCGGGGATACGATCCGCAGCGATCTGCCCGTCTACCGGCTCACTGACGTCATCCGCAAGCAGGACGCCGACACCTACGAGGTCTTCGTCGACAACTTCACCGAAGTCGACGCCGGCGATCCGTTCGCCGCCGCCGACGGCGACACGCAGGTCGCCGACGAACCGTTTTATCCAATCCTGATGTCGCCGAACGGCTACCGAGACGTCTTCGGCTACGCCGCCAAAAAGCTCGACGTTTTGACGGCGCCGCCGGCCGCGGACTAG
- the hmgB gene encoding hydroxymethylglutaryl-CoA synthase, whose protein sequence is MTAVGIDAIEIWTGNLKLDLPGTFAPEKGEDPEKYTKGLGLNASSFPDSYEDIVTMGANAAHRLMERKGLEPDDIGRIDVATESAFDNSKPVSTYVAGCLEQVFEGDFHHANKGERKFACIAGTQSLDDAYNWIRAGRNRGRSALVIATDTALYARGDAGEATQGAGAVAMLISEDPNLVELSAEQGYGSADETDFLKPNQQFPSVDGKRSVQVYLARMREALKDYESVAGDVHEADFAYAPFHTPFPGMVRKAALLAYRHVIRDTTLEDDLADEIGRQPRPEAFDTDDDYRDALREYMDLLKETEAYQEWYAETIDPTLSISREVGNWYTGSVHVARASALKHALENGRDMTGESLLVASYGSGAQAEIHSEVVQEGWEDEIEALNVDEQLEDRYDMSWDDYEEVHDVHNHDMDVDVEEFTAPESEFVFDGWGRMGERKYRYVE, encoded by the coding sequence ATGACTGCAGTCGGTATCGACGCCATCGAAATCTGGACCGGGAATCTCAAACTCGACTTACCCGGCACGTTCGCCCCCGAGAAGGGCGAAGACCCCGAGAAGTACACGAAAGGGCTCGGGCTGAACGCCAGTTCCTTCCCCGACAGCTACGAGGACATCGTCACGATGGGCGCCAACGCCGCCCACCGACTGATGGAGCGCAAAGGGCTCGAGCCCGACGACATCGGTCGGATCGACGTCGCGACCGAGAGCGCCTTCGACAACTCCAAGCCCGTTTCGACGTACGTCGCCGGCTGTCTCGAGCAGGTCTTCGAGGGCGACTTCCATCACGCCAACAAGGGCGAGCGGAAGTTCGCCTGCATCGCGGGCACCCAGAGTCTGGACGACGCGTACAACTGGATCCGCGCGGGTCGAAACCGCGGTCGCTCGGCGCTGGTCATCGCGACCGACACGGCGCTGTACGCCCGCGGCGACGCCGGCGAGGCGACTCAGGGCGCCGGCGCCGTTGCCATGCTGATCAGCGAGGACCCCAATCTGGTCGAACTCTCCGCCGAACAGGGGTACGGCTCGGCCGACGAGACCGACTTCCTCAAACCCAACCAGCAGTTCCCCTCCGTCGACGGTAAACGCTCCGTGCAGGTGTATCTCGCCCGGATGCGCGAGGCCCTGAAGGACTACGAGAGCGTCGCCGGCGACGTCCACGAAGCGGACTTCGCGTACGCGCCCTTCCACACGCCGTTCCCGGGGATGGTCCGAAAGGCGGCCCTGCTGGCCTACCGCCACGTCATCCGCGATACGACGCTCGAGGACGACCTGGCCGATGAGATCGGTCGCCAGCCGCGTCCCGAGGCGTTCGATACCGACGACGACTACCGCGACGCGCTGCGGGAGTACATGGACCTGCTCAAGGAGACCGAGGCCTACCAGGAGTGGTACGCGGAGACGATCGATCCGACGCTGTCGATCTCCCGCGAGGTCGGCAACTGGTACACCGGCTCCGTCCACGTCGCCCGCGCCAGCGCGCTCAAACACGCCCTCGAGAACGGTCGCGATATGACCGGCGAGTCGCTGCTCGTCGCCTCCTACGGCAGCGGCGCCCAGGCCGAAATCCACTCCGAGGTCGTTCAGGAGGGCTGGGAAGATGAGATCGAGGCGCTGAACGTCGACGAACAACTCGAGGATCGGTACGACATGAGCTGGGACGACTACGAGGAGGTCCACGACGTCCACAACCACGACATGGACGTCGACGTCGAGGAGTTCACGGCCCCCGAGTCGGAGTTCGTCTTCGACGGCTGGGGCCGCATGGGCGAGCGAAAGTACCGCTACGTCGAGTAG
- a CDS encoding response regulator, producing the protein MSDASGRSRGTIDVLLVEDNPGDVRLVEEAFRDAGADSELHAVTDGEEALDFIYRRDGHADAPRPDLVILDWNLPRTSGEQVLMELKEDPEHKHIPITVLTGSQDESDVLHSYRKHANACLKKAVEPDEFLESIRAYAEFWFSTARLPNGE; encoded by the coding sequence ATGAGCGATGCATCAGGTCGCTCGAGGGGGACGATAGACGTGCTGTTGGTCGAGGATAACCCGGGAGACGTCCGCCTCGTCGAGGAGGCCTTTCGCGACGCCGGCGCGGACAGCGAACTCCACGCCGTTACCGACGGCGAGGAGGCGCTCGACTTCATCTACCGACGCGACGGCCACGCGGACGCACCGCGGCCGGATCTCGTCATTCTCGACTGGAACCTGCCTCGGACGAGCGGCGAACAGGTGTTGATGGAGTTAAAAGAGGATCCGGAGCACAAGCACATTCCCATCACCGTCCTCACCGGCTCCCAGGACGAGAGCGACGTCCTGCACTCGTACCGAAAGCACGCGAACGCCTGTCTCAAAAAGGCCGTCGAGCCCGACGAGTTTCTGGAATCCATTCGGGCCTACGCGGAGTTCTGGTTCTCCACGGCGCGGCTGCCGAACGGCGAGTAA
- a CDS encoding ABC transporter permease, translating into MSLESATTVPLLAEFPFEWNYVRSIIVVSLYVSVAAVALSTLFSLPIALTVGFAEFRGKGVLTSIINTGMGFPSVVVGLAVLFTVSNEGPLGSLELVFTREAMIMSQFVLAAPVITGVSLAAVSSVEQNVRDAAYAMGGTRLDVALVTIKEARYGIATAVLAGFGRAISEVGSVLIVGGNIARADGTSKTRTLTTAIQLEAQRGRFETAMILGAVLLAIVLVVNGVVIRLGSDEGGYR; encoded by the coding sequence ATGTCCCTCGAGAGCGCGACGACGGTTCCGCTGCTCGCCGAGTTTCCCTTCGAGTGGAACTACGTCCGGAGCATCATCGTCGTCTCCCTGTACGTCAGCGTGGCCGCGGTCGCGTTGAGCACGCTGTTCAGCCTCCCGATCGCGCTCACCGTCGGATTCGCGGAGTTTCGCGGGAAGGGGGTACTGACGTCGATCATCAACACCGGCATGGGGTTTCCGAGCGTCGTCGTCGGACTGGCCGTCCTGTTTACGGTCTCCAACGAGGGCCCGCTGGGCTCGCTCGAACTCGTCTTCACGCGCGAGGCGATGATCATGTCGCAGTTCGTCCTCGCCGCCCCGGTGATCACCGGCGTCAGTCTCGCCGCGGTGAGCAGCGTCGAGCAAAACGTCCGCGACGCCGCGTACGCGATGGGCGGGACCCGCCTCGACGTGGCGCTGGTCACCATCAAGGAGGCCCGCTACGGGATCGCGACTGCCGTCCTCGCGGGCTTCGGACGGGCGATCAGCGAGGTCGGCTCCGTCCTCATCGTCGGCGGGAACATCGCCAGGGCCGACGGCACGTCGAAGACGCGGACGCTGACGACGGCGATCCAGCTCGAGGCCCAGCGGGGACGGTTCGAGACGGCGATGATCCTCGGCGCCGTCCTGCTCGCGATCGTGCTGGTCGTCAACGGCGTCGTCATCCGTCTGGGCAGCGATGAAGGGGGGTACCGATGA